The Gammaproteobacteria bacterium genome includes the window ATCTATGCAATTATCATTCAGCCCCTTGTCCCCTAACCAACGCGCAGATTAGTAATGTCGTCCAAAATTTCAGAGTATTTTTCACATGCGGCTTGTTTAATGCTTCTAATGTCGTCCTTAGATGTGTCAGTCTGTTCATAATAAACTACATCATCGTAAAATTTCATGGAACTATCCACGTCGCACTTACTATCCGCAGAGAAATGCTGTAAAACAATGTCTTGGATTGTTTGGTCTATATCAACAGATTTTCTTACAACAGAAAAATCAGAACTATCACTCGGATTTACCCATGCATAACCTTCGTCTGGTTTCCACGAGCTAGGAGTTTCTGATGCAATCACATGACTATAATTTGGGTGCATTGAACCAGGTTTCCAATTATCTATTCGTTCAATACTTGCAGTATTAGCATAAGAACCGCCTGAAGAAGTACGCCCGTTTTTGGATAATTCATTCAATACAGCTAATGCGGTTCCAGGTGGAAATACGGCAAAATAGTCGCCCCATTTTATATCTGACAAACTAAGGTCTCTATCCAAATAAACAACCCCGCCGCAAGCGGCGGGGTATTTTTGCACTACGGTTCGCACGCTATGCGGCTCACCTTCGTTTTACAGTGCCTTATCAGACACTGTATTTTCGTACGCCGCAAGCGGCGGGGAATATAACCCTCTAAGAGATTCAATGTACATGATAAACCTCATTCTTGCGTCTTCTTCCCCATTTCGCCGCGAACTTCTTACGCGCCTTGGTTTGCCGTTTGCCTGCGTAGCTCCCGAACTGGATGAAACCCCTTTGGCGGAAGAAACGCCTCAAGCACTAGTACGCCGTCTTGCCGAGGGTAAGGCCCGAGCAGTTGCCGTGCGTCATTCCGATGCCCTCATCATTGGCTCCGACCAAGTAGCTGTACTAGATAATAAAATTATTGGTAAGCCTGGCGACCATGCGCGCGCAGTGGAGCAACTTCGCGCCGCTTCTGGGCAACGAGTGGA containing:
- a CDS encoding hypothetical protein (Evidence 5 : Unknown function) — protein: MRTVVQKYPAACGGVVYLDRDLSLSDIKWGDYFAVFPPGTALAVLNELSKNGRTSSGGSYANTASIERIDNWKPGSMHPNYSHVIASETPSSWKPDEGYAWVNPSDSSDFSVVRKSVDIDQTIQDIVLQHFSADSKCDVDSSMKFYDDVVYYEQTDTSKDDIRSIKQAACEKYSEILDDITNLRVG
- the yceF gene encoding m(7)GTP pyrophosphatase; translation: MYMINLILASSSPFRRELLTRLGLPFACVAPELDETPLAEETPQALVRRLAEGKARAVAVRHSDALIIGSDQVAVLDNKIIGKPGDHARAVEQLRAASGQRVEFFTGLCLFDTFTGQVQVEVVPYAVVFRTLSEDLIENYLRREQPYHCAGAFRAEALGIVLFERLEGDDPNALIGLPLIRLVRMLEKFGINFLN